A part of Cannabis sativa cultivar Pink pepper isolate KNU-18-1 chromosome 6, ASM2916894v1, whole genome shotgun sequence genomic DNA contains:
- the LOC133038813 gene encoding uncharacterized protein LOC133038813: MDYAIRKDEPAAITDTSTATEIALREKWEQSNRLCIMFIMSRIPMGMRGSVEPPEKVKDFIKVMDEQFDTSDKSLFINLIQEFSSTKLTGVKGVREHISKMRDITAHLKKLDVIIPDTFLVHYILHNLPPQYGPFKISYNTHKEKWTINELMTMCVQEEARLLQEQGESVHLTTQPKKRKPFKKNKGKKAMAPKAAIKKDSIKCFFCKQKGHAKRECSQFKKWMDDKGYSKSKEASSK; encoded by the exons atggattatgcaataaggaaagatGAACCAGCTGCTATCACTGATACTAGCACTGCTACTGAGATTGCACtgcgtgaaaagtgggagcaatctaatcgtctctgcatcatgttcattatgtccagaattcctatgggaatgcgtggatcggtggagccacctgagaaggtgaaagactttatcaaagttatggatgagcagtttgacacttcagataaatctttattcatcaacctcatccaagagttctcgtccacaaaactcaccggtgttaaaggagttcgagaacatatttctaaaatgagggacatcactgctcatttgaagaaactcgacgttatcattcctgataccttcctggttcattacatccttcacaatcttcctccacagtatgggcctttcaaaatttcctacaacacacataaagaaaaatggactatcaatgaattgatgaccatgtgtgttcaagaggaagccaggctcctacaggagcaaggagaaagtgttcacctgaccactcaacctaagaaacgaaagccattcaagaagaacaaagggaaaaaggccatggctcccaaggctgccataaagaaagattccatcaaatgtttcttttgtaaacaaaagggacatgctaaaagggagtgcagccagttcaagaaatggatggatgacaaag gatattcaaaatctaaggaagccagtagcaagtga
- the LOC115695143 gene encoding uncharacterized protein LOC115695143, whose protein sequence is MESLRGSSLFFFILLLFMSCNLVQIQAAPKKKPDTKLCFAKSSPCSKKKITCPEQCPTANPTDPKAKVCYVNCISPICQAECKNRKPNCNGPGSACLDPRFIGGDGVVFYFHGMRNEHFTLVSDLNLQINARFIGLRPAGRTRDYTWIQALGLLFHSNTFSLEATPASTWDDQVDHLRFSLNGENLVIPYGHLSFWECPNTRIRVQRTSSKNSVTVNIPELAEILVNVVPVTKQDDKIHNYQIPQNDCFVHLEVQFRFYGLSSKVEGVLGRTYY, encoded by the exons ATGGAAAGCTTAAGAGGATCTAGTTTGTTCTTCTTCATTCTGTTACTCTTTATGTCATGTAATTTGGTACAAATTCAAGCAGCACCAAAGAAGAAGCCAGACACCAAGCTCTGCTTCGCCAAAAGCAGCCCTTGTTCTAAGAAGAAGATAACTTGTCCGGAGCAGTGCCCAACAGCAAATCCAACTGATCCTAAAGCTAAAGTTTGCTATGTTAACTGCATCTCACCCATTTGCCAAGCCGAGTGTAAAA ACCGAAAACCAAATTGCAATGGACCAGGGTCAGCATGCTTGGACCCTCGTTTCATAGGCGGAGACGGTGTCGTTTTCTACTTCCATGGCATGAGAAACGAGCATTTCACCTTGGTGTCGGATCTAAACCTCCAAATAAATGCCCGGTTCATCGGTCTCCGGCCCGCCGGAAGAACAAGAGACTACACTTGGATTCAAGCTCTTGGTCTTCTCTTTCACTCAAACACCTTCTCACTTGAGGCCACACCAGCTTCCACATGGGACGACCAAGTAGACCATCTTAGATTCTCCTTGAATGGAGAAAATCTTGTCATCCCATATGGCCATTTGTCGTTTTGGGAATGCCCAAATACCAGAATCCGAGTTCAAAGAACCTCAAGCAAGAACAGCGTCACGGTCAACATCCCCGAATTGGCTGAGATTTTAGTCAACGTTGTGCCTGTGACCAAGCAAGATGACAAGATTCACAACTACCAGATACCTCAAAACGACTGCTTTGTTCATCTTGAGGTGCAGTTTAGATTCTATGGCTTGTCTTCAAAAGTTGAAGGTGTTCTTGGGAGAACTtactattag